The genomic window TAGCGTGCGCCTTCGTCTGTGTCGAATACTTTGTTGATCTTTTCCGTGTAGTTGGCAGTCGCTTCGACGATCTTGCCTTTGGAGAAGGTCAGTGAGATGTTTTCATACGTTGTGCCCTGATAAACAGCAGGCGTGTTGTACGTGATGGTACCTTCAACAGAATCGCGTACAGGAGCGGTGTAGACTTCGCCGTCGGGGATATTGCGGAGGCCGGAGCATTTTACGGCAGGGATGCCTTTAATGGAGAAGGAGAGGTCGGTGCCGGGGCCGACGATGTGGACGCGGTCGGTGCGGTTCATCAATTCAACGAGCGGCGTCATGGCATCTGCCATTTTTGCATAATCAAGGTTGCAGACGTTGAAATAGAAGTCTTCAAACGCACGTGTGCTCATATTCGCGAGCTGTGCCATTGAGCCGTTTGGATAGCGCATGACGCACCATTTCGTTTTCGGTACGCGAATGTCGCTGTGGACGGGCTGCATCCAGCATTGTTGATACATCTGCATCTGATGCGTGGGAATGTCCGAAAGTTCACTGATGTTTTCGCTTGCTCGGATGCCGAGATAGGCGTCCATCTCTTTCATGCGGGCGGATTCCCACTCGCCGATCATCGTAAGCTGTTCTTTTGATGCTGATTTGAGGAGGGCGCGCGTCAGACGATTGTTTTTGAGTGCGAGAAAGGGGATACCACCGACTTTATACGCTTCTTCTACGAGTGCTTCTGCGAGCGGATGTGCGCAGTCAAAACATTCGATCAGAATCTTTTCGCCTGCTTGGAGGTCTGTTGAATAGCGGATAAGATTTTCCGCTAATTGTTGTATTCTCATATCCATAGATAACGAACTCCTTTATTAAGATATTCTCTTATTAGGATTAGCCGTTTATTAAAAAATACCTACCGAAATATTGAAAATATCTTGTATTTTTTTATGAAGTGGAGTAAAATATAAGAGTAATCTAATTCCTTGATAGCTCAGCAGGTAGAGCAATCGGCTGTTAACCGATCGGTCGTAGGTTCGAGTCCTACTCAAGGAGCCAGCTAATTTACCGCAGATTTTTCTGCGGTTTTTATATATTTTGCTTGCATGAATTGTCGAAATATGATATAGTCTACTTGCATTCTAATATGGCGCGTTGGTCAAGCGGTTAAGACACCGCCCTTTCACGGCGGCTACATGGGTTCGAATCCCATACGCGTCACCATGATATTGATACGGAGAGTAATATCTCCGTTTTTTTATACCCAAATTAAAGAATCATCTTATAAGGAGGCATTTTATATGTCTGTTGCATTGTTATTGGGAATTTGTATGGCGGGATTCGTTTATTATGACAGCGGAAAACGTGATGTGTCGATGGGAGCACGTGCGGCTTGGACTGCCGCTGTATTTTTGCTTGGTATTATTGGACTCATTCCGTATTTTATTTTTGGTCGCAAGAAAAAGAAAGAAGAACCTGTTCTCTTAGAAGACGGTGCGATCGACGTGACGGAAGATGCTACTGCCAGCGGTGTTTGTATAGCTTGTGGTGCAAAGATACCTGTTGATTCAATATATTGTCTTCATTGTGGCAGAAAGCAAGAAGAGATTATCGACGTTCCGACAGAAGATGCGGAGGAAAGACAGGAAGGTATTTGTCCTCTTTGTGGAAAAGAGATTCCTGTAGGTGCCGAATATTGCATCCATTGCGGCAGAAAGATATAAGTGATCGAAGCAGATTCTCTGAAGAAGGGAGTCTGCTTTTTATTTTATCGTAATAAAAAAACACGAACTGCAGTCAGTTCGTGTTTTTATGCTGTATGGTGCGCCCGGGCAGAGTCGAACTGCCGCACCCGGCTCCGGAGGCCGGCGCTCTATCCACTGAGCTACGGGCGCATTTGTTGTGCAAAATTCATTGTAGCATAAAGAATTGTGAATGTCTAATCTTTTTTGGTAACAGTTGGATAATAAAAAGGGAAGGCTGCCGAGGTAGCTTTCCCTTTTGTGTTTATTTTATTCTGCGTGGATGTCCATTGCACGGCTGGCTACGATGTCAACACCGAGGCCGAGGATGTTTTCACAGATGGTCGCGCCTTCTGCGATCGGTGCTTCTACGGTGATAGTACGAAGATGCTCGGCACAAGCAAGGACTTGGTCTTTGGGGAGCGGGCTT from Selenomonadales bacterium includes these protein-coding regions:
- a CDS encoding aminopeptidase, with protein sequence MDMRIQQLAENLIRYSTDLQAGEKILIECFDCAHPLAEALVEEAYKVGGIPFLALKNNRLTRALLKSASKEQLTMIGEWESARMKEMDAYLGIRASENISELSDIPTHQMQMYQQCWMQPVHSDIRVPKTKWCVMRYPNGSMAQLANMSTRAFEDFYFNVCNLDYAKMADAMTPLVELMNRTDRVHIVGPGTDLSFSIKGIPAVKCSGLRNIPDGEVYTAPVRDSVEGTITYNTPAVYQGTTYENISLTFSKGKIVEATANYTEKINKVFDTDEGARYIGEFALGVNPYIEKPMKDTLFDEKISGSFHFTPGMAYDTAFNGN
- a CDS encoding zinc-ribbon domain-containing protein; its protein translation is MSVALLLGICMAGFVYYDSGKRDVSMGARAAWTAAVFLLGIIGLIPYFIFGRKKKKEEPVLLEDGAIDVTEDATASGVCIACGAKIPVDSIYCLHCGRKQEEIIDVPTEDAEERQEGICPLCGKEIPVGAEYCIHCGRKI